GCAGGTTTACTGTTTAAAGGCTGTCCTACCGGAATATCACAGCGGTGTCCCGGTTGCCCGTGAGGAGGATTCATTCCGGGAGCTGTTTTTACCTGTTTCCCGTTGTTATCAAGGGTAATTTTCCCTGGAGATACTGCATTAGGATCAATTTGAATGGTGTTGGCTCCATTCACGTTTACATTCTGTGTAGTGGGAGTAGCTCCTGCAGGTTTACTGTTCAGCGGTTGTCCTACCGGAATATCGCATCGGTGGCCAGGTTGTCCGTGTGGAGGATTCATTCCGGGAGCTGTAGCCATCGGAGCAGGGGCAGGGCTGGATTGGATGCCTGTCTGATCCATCAGGGCCGTTTTTGAGGAGGTATTAAGTGCCACGTTGGGCTGGCCAGCGTTGGCTTCTTCTTTTAAATAAGTAGCTCTTTCATCCTTTTTACAAGAGGCAGCTAGTAGTGATACGGCGATCAAACCTATAAATGTATTCTTCATATCCATGGGTATGAAACAAAATTAGCAAAACATTTTCAATTGTTTTGCTAATTTTATACTTATAATTTGATTTTTGGATTAATTTTTTACCAAAAGTCTAAATCCTTCTCCGTGAACGTTGATAATTTCCAATCCTTCGTCGTCTTTTAATAATTTACGAAGCTTCGCAATATATACGTCCATACTTCTTGCGGTGAAGTAATTTTCTTTTTTCCAGATCTTTCTTAAAGCAAGATCTCTCGGCATGAAATCATTTCTATGGATGCAAAGAAGTTTTAATAATTCATTTTCTTTAGGAGAAAGTTTGTATTCTTTATCACCTACTTTCAGCTGTCTCAACATAGAGTCGAAGAAAATATTGCTGATTTTGAATTGCTCCTGCTCCTCATTTTCCAATGTAGAACTTCTCTGAAGAATCGCTTTGATTTTGTACAAAAGAAGTTCAGTATCAAATGGCTTTGTGATATAATCATCAGCGCCCAGCTGATATCCTTTCAAAATGTCTTCTCTCATATTTCTTGCTGTAAGGAATATGATGGGTGTATTTTTATCAATCTTTTTTACATCTTCCGCTAATGAAAACCCATCTTTTTTAGGCATCATTACGTCAAATATGCAGATATCGAATTCATTTTCTGTAAATTCTTTAAGTCCCTGCTCCCCATCAGTGGCAAGAGTTACTTCAAAATTATTGATGGTCAAATAATCTTTAAGCACCGCCCCGAAACTCTGATCGTCCTCTACTAATAATATTCTGTTGCTCATAACTTTTAATAATTAATAATTAACATTAAGAATGAACTTCCTCACTCTATCTTCTATATTTTGATATTTGGTTTAACCTTTTTTATAATTGATGAATGATAAATGATAGTTGATCTGAAAGGAATTATTTTATCATTTATCGCTTATCATTTATATATTTCTAACCCATCGGCAGTTTTATCGTAAACGTACTTCCTTTTCCTTTATGAGAATCTACGATAATCTGTCCTTTGTGCAGTTCTACAATTTTCTTAACGTAGGAAAGACCTAATCCCTGTCCTTTTACGTTGTGAATATTTCCGGTTTCTTCTCTGAAGAATTTTTCGAAAATTTTGGTTTTATTCTGGGTGTCCATTCCCATTCCTTTGTCGGAAATTTCAATGATATACCAGTGTCCCTCATTTTTTGTTTCCACATGTATTTCCGGTGCTTCAGGAGAATATTTATTGGCATTGTCCAGTAAGTTGACCAGCATATTCGAGATGTGGAACTCGTCTATTTTGAAATTATAATGAGTGGCATTGAATTTCTGAGTAAGAGAACCGTTTCTTTGCTGTACAATCAGATTGAAAGATTCGGTTGTTCTTTTGATCAATTCCCTTACATTGGTTTCTTTTAAGAATAATTCTACTTCATTCCTTTCAAGCTTAGACATATTGAGTACGTTTTCCACCTGCTTTTTCATCCTTAAGTTCTCCTGCTTAATCAGTTCGGAGTAATATTTTACCTTATCCGGATTGGTTGCGATTTTGTCATTAGCTAATGAATCCGTAGCTACAGAAATGGTTGCCAATGGTGTTTTAAACTCATGGGACATATTGTTGATGAAGTCTGTTTTTACTTCAGCAAGTTTCTTCTGCCTCATCATATAATTGATGGAAATAATGTAAATCCCAAGAATCGTAAGAAGAGATAGGAATGTTCCCAGAAGCATGGGCCAGTTGTTCATCGCAAGAGAATACTCTTTTTTAGGGAAGACTAATGCGAGGCTGTATAACGTATTTTTCTTATCGGCAAAAAGAGGAAAGCTGTAGGTATTGCTGTCTTTTTTCTCTTTGTAAGCCTTATTGGCAATGCTTGTAAGCTTATTGTTACTGTCCAGAACTCCATATCCGAATTTGGCCGTTATACCTCGTATTTTAAGTTCTTTTGCAATAACAGAGTCCAGCGTTTTCGGATCCACTCTTTTAGTAATAGGAAGGTTGTTTCCATATACTTTGACGAATTCTTTCATGGAGTAATCTCCTGTCTCAATTTCCTGATTGATATCTTGGGTTAGAAGTTCGCGATTGGTGGTGTCTCTTTTTATTTTATAGGCAGCTTCATCTGTATATAAAGTGGTCAGCTTAATAGAATCTCCTTTTTGGGAAATGGGAAGCTGTGTTTTTTCAATAATATTTTTAGAATAGATAATCTGTCTCTGAGTACCGGAATCCTCCACCTGCTGGATGGTGGTTAAAGATGGCTGTTTGCTGTTGGCAAGAATATTTTTCCTGAAATCTTTATAATCCTGATTCAGGTATTTGTCAGCCTCAATTTCTTCAATACTTTTTGAAGTACTTTCCAAAACTGCATACACTTTATTTGAAAAATCCTGTTCCAGTACGCCGTAATAGCCTTTCAACCAATAAAATTGGAGCGTTACAAAGACAATCAGTGAGATCGTCATAAACACTGAAATTATTGGGATGAATTTGTTATTCATTATTTAATTATATAGGTTTTGGAAAAATGAATGTTAAAATTAATTGTTTTAAGAGTACATAAACAAAAAACGAGCCAAATAATTGTTTTTTTTTTCTTAAAAGAGTGTTTTTTAACAATTATTTATGAATTATCCTTTAGTTGTCATATGAAAAGTCCCTTTCATAAATAAAGTGCTAACTTTATTAAAAATAAATATTTATGGAATCTAATATCATTTTCAACAAAGATTTTGATGCAGCAAGTACGTATGTCATGAAGATTTATAAAGCTGATGTTTCAACAGTGTGGAACTATTTTACCCAGGCTGAATTACTGGATCAATGGTGGGGTCCCAAACCATGGAAATGCGAAACGATAAGTCAGGATTTCAGGGAAGGAGGAATCTGGATGTATGCAATGGTAGGCCCAAACGGAGAAAAAGGACCTATGTATTCTAAAACTCAGTATGGGGAGATAATGGAACACAGAAGTCTTGATTGGTTGAGTGCTTTCGCTGATGGAGCAGGAAATATCAATGAAGATTTTCCAAGGTCAAAATGGCTGATCGGGTTTACCGGAATAGAAGAAGGAACCAAAGTAACCATCAATATTCATTACCATTCTCCGGAAATAATGAAGAAAATTATGGAGATGGGATTTGAGGGCGGTTTTACAATGGGGCTTAATCAATTGGAAGAATTGATTGGATGAATTTGAACATGTTAAAAAATACTTATTTATAAAAAAAAGAGGATTTTCCATTGGGAAACCCTCTTTTTATTTATCGACAGGATTAACTTCCTGCTTCATTCTTCAAACTTCCAGCCTTTATAAAAGCTCCTCCTCCTGAAAGTATTGGATAATTGCCTTTTTCATCAGCAATGTCTGCTCATTAGGTTTTAACTCCGGAAGCTCTTCCAGGCTTTCAAACTGCGGCCATCCGTCTTCATAGTGTGTGAATTTATAATATCCAAAAGGTTCAAGCAATCTGCAGACTGCAATATGAATCAGGTTTACCTTGTCTTCTTTTGTATATTTTTGCTGGCCGCTTCCCAGTTCCTGAAGCCCTATCAGAAATAAAAGGGTTTCAATGGGCGGGTTTTTCTCCGTCTGGAAATTGTCTTCAAAGAATTGTTCTATTTTTTTCCAGTATTCAGCTTCGTTGATCATTCTTTTTGATTTTCTAGTTTTAATAAAAATACAAATTCCAATGCATCTTCCTTCAGAGATTCAAATCTTCCACTTGCTCCTCCGTGTCCTGAGCTCATGTCCGTTTTAAAGACTAAAATATTATCGTCTGTTTTTAATTCTCTCAGTTTTGCTGTCCATTTTGCCGGTTCCCAATACTGCACCTGAGAGTCATGGAATCCTGTAGTGATCAGCATGTGAGGGTAATCTTTAGCCTCTACATTATCATAAGGAGAGTAGTCTTTCATATAATGATAATATTCCTCGTCGTTAGGGTTTCCCCATTCATCATATTCTCCGGTTGTCAAAGGGATTGTATCATCAAGCATCGTAGAAACAACATCTACAAATGGTACCTGTGCCACGATTCCATTGAATAACTGAGGTTCATAATTCACCACAGCACCTACCAATAGACCTCCGGCACTTCCTCCCATCGCATACATATGTTTTGATGAAGTATAATTTTCCTTGATCAGATATTTTCCTGCGTCAATAAAATCAAAGAAAGTATTTTTCTTAAACAGCATTTTTCCGTCTTCATACCATTCTCTTCCTAAATATTCTCCACCACGGATATGGGCAATAGCATAAATAAAACCTCTGTCAAGCAAGGATAGTCTTACATTTGAAAAACTGGCATCAACAGTATGTCCATAACTTCCATACCCATACAACAGAAGTGGGGTGTCTGCTGATTTTTTGGTGTCTTTATGATATACTAAAGAAATAGGAACTTTTGCTTCCCCATCTCTGGAGTCTGCCCAGATTCTTTCTGAAATATAATTTTCAGGGAAAAACTTTCCACCCAGTACTTCCTGTTGTTTCAGGAGCTTTGTGGTTTTGTCCTTCATATTGTATTCATATGTGGAACTCGGCTGTGTAAGAGAGGTGTAGCCATAACGTAGAATCTCTGTATCAAATTCCAGGTTGATTCCGATATAGGCCGTATAAGTAGGATCGGAGAAAGGTAAATAATAAGATTCCTGGGTCTTTTCATCAATAATTTTGATCTGAAGTAATCCTCTTTCTCTTTCCTCAAGAACAAGATAGTCTTTGAAAATTTCAAAGCCTTCCAGTAAAACTTCTGCACGGTGAGGGATAACATCCACCCAATTTTCCATACTGCAGTTGTCAATCTTCGTTTTTACAATTTTGAAATTGATTGCATCATCAGCATTGGTAATGATGTAAAATTCATCTTCATAATGCTCTACAGAATACTCAAGATCATCTATTCTGGGCTGAATTACCTTCCATTCTTCAAATACATTATCAGAAGGGATAAAGCGGTGCTCATCAGAAATTGTACTTGAACTTGCAATGAAAATATACTGTAAAGATTTTGTTTTAAATACATTCACATCAAAAGTATCATCCTCTTCGTGGAAGATCAGTACATCGTCTGCAGAATCTGTTCCCAGCTGGTGTCTGTATACCTGGAATGCACGCAGACTCTTATCTTTTCTAATATAAAAGACATGCTGATTATCATTTGCCCAAACTGCTTTTCCTGTTGTATTCGGAATTGTGTCTGCAAGAATTTCACCTGTCTTTAGGCTCTTGAAGTTAAGAGTGTAAATTCTTCTTCCCACATCATCTGAAGAAAAAGAAGCCAGTTCATTATTGGGGCTTACTGCTACGCTTCCTACTTCAAAAAATTCTTTGCCATCTGCCAGGATGTTAACGTCAAGTACAATTTCCTCATCATTGTCGAGACTTTTGTGTTTTCTGCAGAAAATAGGATATTCCTTACCTTCTTCATAACGTACAATATACCAGTACTCATTAAAGAAGTAAGGCAGAGATTCATCATCCTTTTTATAACGGGCTTTCATCTCTTCGAAAAGCTCTTCCTGAAGAGCTTCCGTATCTTTCATGATGAATTCTTCGTAGGCATTTTCTTCCTCAATATATTTGATGACTTCAGGGTTTTCCCTTTCATTCAGCCAAAAGTAATTATCGG
This sequence is a window from Chryseobacterium culicis. Protein-coding genes within it:
- a CDS encoding S9 family peptidase encodes the protein MKAPQAKKIEKILETHGDKRTDNYFWLNERENPEVIKYIEEENAYEEFIMKDTEALQEELFEEMKARYKKDDESLPYFFNEYWYIVRYEEGKEYPIFCRKHKSLDNDEEIVLDVNILADGKEFFEVGSVAVSPNNELASFSSDDVGRRIYTLNFKSLKTGEILADTIPNTTGKAVWANDNQHVFYIRKDKSLRAFQVYRHQLGTDSADDVLIFHEEDDTFDVNVFKTKSLQYIFIASSSTISDEHRFIPSDNVFEEWKVIQPRIDDLEYSVEHYEDEFYIITNADDAINFKIVKTKIDNCSMENWVDVIPHRAEVLLEGFEIFKDYLVLEERERGLLQIKIIDEKTQESYYLPFSDPTYTAYIGINLEFDTEILRYGYTSLTQPSSTYEYNMKDKTTKLLKQQEVLGGKFFPENYISERIWADSRDGEAKVPISLVYHKDTKKSADTPLLLYGYGSYGHTVDASFSNVRLSLLDRGFIYAIAHIRGGEYLGREWYEDGKMLFKKNTFFDFIDAGKYLIKENYTSSKHMYAMGGSAGGLLVGAVVNYEPQLFNGIVAQVPFVDVVSTMLDDTIPLTTGEYDEWGNPNDEEYYHYMKDYSPYDNVEAKDYPHMLITTGFHDSQVQYWEPAKWTAKLRELKTDDNILVFKTDMSSGHGGASGRFESLKEDALEFVFLLKLENQKE
- a CDS encoding sensor histidine kinase, with the translated sequence MNNKFIPIISVFMTISLIVFVTLQFYWLKGYYGVLEQDFSNKVYAVLESTSKSIEEIEADKYLNQDYKDFRKNILANSKQPSLTTIQQVEDSGTQRQIIYSKNIIEKTQLPISQKGDSIKLTTLYTDEAAYKIKRDTTNRELLTQDINQEIETGDYSMKEFVKVYGNNLPITKRVDPKTLDSVIAKELKIRGITAKFGYGVLDSNNKLTSIANKAYKEKKDSNTYSFPLFADKKNTLYSLALVFPKKEYSLAMNNWPMLLGTFLSLLTILGIYIISINYMMRQKKLAEVKTDFINNMSHEFKTPLATISVATDSLANDKIATNPDKVKYYSELIKQENLRMKKQVENVLNMSKLERNEVELFLKETNVRELIKRTTESFNLIVQQRNGSLTQKFNATHYNFKIDEFHISNMLVNLLDNANKYSPEAPEIHVETKNEGHWYIIEISDKGMGMDTQNKTKIFEKFFREETGNIHNVKGQGLGLSYVKKIVELHKGQIIVDSHKGKGSTFTIKLPMG
- a CDS encoding response regulator transcription factor encodes the protein MSNRILLVEDDQSFGAVLKDYLTINNFEVTLATDGEQGLKEFTENEFDICIFDVMMPKKDGFSLAEDVKKIDKNTPIIFLTARNMREDILKGYQLGADDYITKPFDTELLLYKIKAILQRSSTLENEEQEQFKISNIFFDSMLRQLKVGDKEYKLSPKENELLKLLCIHRNDFMPRDLALRKIWKKENYFTARSMDVYIAKLRKLLKDDEGLEIINVHGEGFRLLVKN
- a CDS encoding SRPBCC domain-containing protein translates to MESNIIFNKDFDAASTYVMKIYKADVSTVWNYFTQAELLDQWWGPKPWKCETISQDFREGGIWMYAMVGPNGEKGPMYSKTQYGEIMEHRSLDWLSAFADGAGNINEDFPRSKWLIGFTGIEEGTKVTINIHYHSPEIMKKIMEMGFEGGFTMGLNQLEELIG